Proteins from a genomic interval of Macrobrachium nipponense isolate FS-2020 chromosome 28, ASM1510439v2, whole genome shotgun sequence:
- the LOC135201320 gene encoding uncharacterized protein LOC135201320, producing MAMAPKKKFDFFNGGRGINLDIYMEDTKSPPTPPPQQLQEKEEATHDPYIHGEWGRYPTGGPLACGRASSSPSLQQGTHPHPEYLADYPEASLSGNQSPTGYSDHSQGGYHSPNGYAPPSPLGMNTLSAPATHDSNLSQDSVAWGSINEDDDSRRKKKRHQRCRLCANHGVYVEVKGHKWYCPYRDAHNCDKCEITRKRQYYMAEQQKLTREQQQQLQAQHNRSNNNRSLCSSSSNSSSCSSASGIPEVSSSSSSSSSSTASGHSLLSHQTHPRDFPRLDELVRETANIINEDLFEMINQVVRPRAKQ from the exons ATGGCAATGGCCCCTAAGAAGAAATTCGACTTTTTCAATGGAGGTCGGGGGATTAACCTGGACATATATATGGAAGATACTAAATCTCCCCCAACGCCTCCCCCTCAGCAACTCCAAGAAAAAGAAGAGGCCACTCATGACCCTTATATCCATGGCGAGTGGGGGCGTTATCCCACCGGGGGACCCCTAGCTTGTGGTCGCGCTAGCAGCAGTCCTTCTCTACAGCAGGGGACACATCCTCACCCCGAATATCTGGCCGATTATCCCGAGGCCTCACTCTCTGGGAATCAGAGCCCAACAGGTTACAGTGACCACAGCCAGGGTGGGTACCATAGCCCCAATGGGTATGCTCCTCCTAGTCCACTGGGCATGAATACCTTGAGTGCTCCTGCAACTCATGATTCAAACCTGTCTCAGGATTCAGTCGCGTGGGGAAGTATCAATGAGGATGATGACTccaggagaaaaaagaaaagacatcAGAG GTGCCGACTTTGCGCTAACCATGGTGTCTACGTGGAGGTGAAGGGGCACAAATGGTACTGCCCCTACAGGGATGCCCACAACTGCGACAAGTGTGAAATCACGAGGAAGCGTCAATATTATATGGCCGAGCAGCAGAAGCTCACCAGGGAGCAACAACAACAGCTGCAGGCGCAGCACAACAGGTCCAACAACAACCGAAGTctgtgcagcagcagcagcaacagcagcagctgcagcagcgCTTCCGGCATCCCCGAAgtttcatcgtcgtcgtcgtcctcgtcGTCGTCGACGGCCTCTGGCCACAGCCTTCTGTCGCATCAGACGCATCCCAGGGATTTCCCCAGATTAGACGAACTCGTGCGCGAGACCGCTAATATCATTAACGAGGATCTCTTTGAAATGATCAACCAGGTTGTCAGACCGAGAGCGAAGCAATGA